From Halanaeroarchaeum sulfurireducens, a single genomic window includes:
- a CDS encoding sulfite exporter TauE/SafE family protein translates to MVPGGLSMTTLLGFGLFGLLVGVVFGYFGMGSFMVTPTLLVLGYDPTVAVGSGLAFVFGTAVIATLKHREMGQVDYALGLVTIVGTTVGIEVGKRGLLALRSIGLADGVVGGAYVLLLGGVGAMVVREALGDGSSDDDGETSGRPSWVPRLGVRPCVSLRDGGRISAWTLVPITFLTGLPAGLLGIGGGFIRVPALTYLVGVTMPIAVGTSVFAIAVSGGIGSLSWAQAGGVELGVVAPLLLGSAFGARLGSAITGLVEAETGRLYFGVMLLLGAVAVSVRQVGIRLGVPELRVLGVVLIVGSAAAVAATVLYSGVRALRSKPKPHAAGD, encoded by the coding sequence ATGGTCCCGGGCGGCCTCTCGATGACGACGCTCCTCGGATTCGGCCTGTTCGGCCTGCTCGTCGGCGTCGTCTTCGGCTACTTCGGCATGGGGTCGTTCATGGTGACGCCAACGCTGCTCGTGCTCGGCTACGACCCAACGGTCGCCGTCGGGTCGGGTCTCGCGTTCGTCTTCGGCACCGCCGTCATCGCGACCCTGAAACACCGCGAGATGGGACAGGTCGACTACGCCCTCGGACTGGTCACCATCGTCGGGACGACCGTCGGCATCGAGGTCGGGAAACGCGGTCTCCTGGCCCTTCGCTCGATAGGGCTGGCCGACGGCGTGGTCGGTGGGGCCTACGTCCTGCTGCTCGGCGGCGTCGGCGCGATGGTCGTCCGCGAGGCCCTCGGCGATGGGTCGTCCGATGACGACGGCGAAACCAGCGGCCGTCCGTCGTGGGTCCCCAGGCTCGGGGTTCGCCCGTGTGTGTCACTCCGCGACGGCGGCCGGATTTCAGCGTGGACGCTCGTTCCGATCACGTTTCTCACGGGGCTCCCGGCGGGGCTGCTCGGCATCGGCGGTGGCTTCATCCGGGTACCGGCGCTGACCTACCTCGTCGGTGTCACCATGCCCATCGCGGTGGGTACCAGCGTCTTCGCCATCGCCGTCTCCGGCGGCATCGGGAGCCTCTCGTGGGCACAGGCCGGCGGCGTCGAACTGGGGGTCGTCGCGCCCCTCCTGCTCGGCAGCGCGTTCGGCGCTCGCCTGGGCTCCGCGATCACGGGTCTCGTCGAGGCGGAGACGGGACGGCTGTACTTCGGCGTCATGTTGCTCCTCGGAGCAGTCGCCGTCTCGGTTCGACAGGTCGGCATTCGCCTGGGAGTCCCCGAGCTACGTGTCCTCGGCGTCGTATTGATCGTTGGGTCCGCGGCTGCCGTCGCCGCGACGGTACTCTACTCCGGAGTCCGGGCCCTGCGCTCGAAGCCGAAAC
- a CDS encoding DUF7512 family protein, whose amino-acid sequence MIDPASLLEFGRSVSVVGIVLVEALFLYAGSGVLFALAGDDLKATIADE is encoded by the coding sequence ATGATCGATCCGGCGTCCCTCCTCGAATTCGGCCGATCCGTGTCCGTCGTCGGCATCGTACTCGTCGAAGCGCTCTTCCTGTATGCGGGGTCGGGCGTCCTGTTCGCGCTCGCCGGGGACGACCTCAAAGCGACCATCGCGGACGAGTGA
- a CDS encoding PAS domain S-box protein, with translation MAEDRSLHPSTSGFDSEKLQVMVDQVWDPIVAIDRNGRIQFFNAAAEDLFGYSAEEVLGESAHELLAPDEYADDIERGMQTFRETGEGHILGGTRELEALTREGKREPVEITVNPYRANGELYAVAVIRDISERKDLEEELAQRRDWAEQYFELAGTIMVELDTDGTINRINDRGRRLLGYDRAELVGEDWFAVATPPDSDVTVEIFEQLRDCEESVEVHENEIVTKTGERRTIKWHNTLLRDRTGAVAAILSSGTDITARRRQEEELRLQNERLDEFASVVSHDLRNPLSVARGRAELLAEDVDSPHLPPLLSSLERMENIVEDTLQMSRDGKTVGETEPIELSDLVRQSWEMVATADASLSVEDQVTIDGDDDRLRRLFENLFRNGVEHGGDSVTVRVGVSGEDILYVEDDGPGIPEEAREDVFEPGHTSRRDGTGFGLAIVRRIAAAHGWNIRVTEGTEGGARFEMSGVRVLE, from the coding sequence ATGGCGGAGGACCGATCGCTGCACCCATCGACATCGGGGTTCGACAGCGAAAAGCTGCAGGTCATGGTCGACCAGGTGTGGGACCCGATCGTGGCGATCGACCGGAACGGCAGGATTCAATTTTTCAACGCCGCCGCGGAGGATCTGTTCGGCTATTCCGCCGAAGAGGTCCTCGGCGAGTCGGCTCACGAACTGCTCGCACCCGACGAATACGCGGACGATATCGAGCGAGGCATGCAGACCTTCCGCGAAACCGGTGAGGGCCACATCCTGGGCGGGACGCGCGAACTCGAGGCACTCACCCGCGAGGGGAAGCGCGAGCCGGTCGAAATCACCGTGAATCCCTATCGGGCGAACGGCGAGTTGTACGCAGTGGCGGTGATCCGGGACATTTCGGAGCGAAAGGACCTCGAGGAGGAACTCGCACAGCGCCGCGACTGGGCCGAGCAGTACTTCGAACTGGCCGGGACCATCATGGTCGAACTGGACACCGACGGGACGATCAATCGAATCAACGACCGCGGGCGGCGCCTCCTCGGTTACGACCGGGCGGAGCTGGTCGGCGAGGACTGGTTCGCGGTCGCCACACCGCCCGATTCGGACGTAACGGTGGAGATTTTCGAACAGCTGCGCGATTGTGAGGAGAGCGTCGAGGTCCACGAAAACGAGATCGTGACGAAGACGGGCGAACGACGCACGATAAAGTGGCACAACACGCTGTTACGCGATCGAACGGGGGCGGTCGCCGCGATACTGAGTTCCGGCACGGACATCACGGCGCGCCGCCGCCAGGAGGAGGAGCTGCGACTGCAGAACGAGCGCCTCGACGAATTCGCGAGCGTCGTCTCCCACGACCTCCGAAATCCCCTCAGCGTGGCCCGGGGCCGGGCGGAACTTCTGGCGGAGGACGTCGATAGTCCGCACCTGCCTCCGCTGCTGTCGTCGCTGGAGCGGATGGAGAATATCGTCGAGGACACGCTACAGATGTCACGCGACGGGAAGACGGTCGGCGAAACCGAACCGATCGAGCTTTCGGATCTCGTCCGTCAGTCCTGGGAGATGGTGGCGACCGCCGACGCCTCGCTCTCGGTGGAAGATCAGGTCACGATCGACGGGGACGACGACCGTCTCCGACGCCTCTTCGAGAACCTTTTCCGCAATGGGGTGGAGCATGGCGGCGATTCGGTCACGGTCCGGGTCGGTGTGAGCGGCGAGGACATCCTCTACGTGGAGGACGACGGACCGGGCATCCCCGAGGAGGCTCGTGAGGACGTCTTCGAACCGGGACACACCTCGCGGAGAGACGGGACCGGGTTCGGGCTGGCGATCGTGCGCCGGATCGCGGCGGCCCACGGCTGGAACATTCGAGTGACAGAGGGGACCGAGGGCGGGGCCCGATTCGAGATGTCCGGAGTACGGGTTTTGGAGTAA
- a CDS encoding dienelactone hydrolase family protein, translating to MAPTTQITIPVDDVTLPGDLTVPDDPRGLVVFAHGSGSSRKSPRNQFVAEQLVDRGLATLLFDLLTEAEDRDRDNRFDIDLLTDRLLAATEHVEGRDDVGDLPVGYFGSSTGAAAALRAAGRRPERIGAVVSRGGRVDMAADAFDAVAAPTRLVVGGADTQVLTWNRDAAQDLACETEVTVVEGAGHLFEGEGELEAVAEYAAEWFVEHLTSA from the coding sequence ATGGCACCGACGACACAGATCACGATTCCGGTCGACGACGTGACGCTCCCAGGCGACCTGACGGTGCCGGACGATCCGAGGGGCCTCGTCGTTTTCGCCCACGGCAGCGGGAGCAGCCGAAAGAGCCCCCGCAACCAGTTCGTCGCCGAACAGCTCGTCGACAGGGGGCTCGCGACGCTGCTGTTCGACCTGCTGACCGAAGCCGAGGATCGGGACCGGGACAATCGCTTCGACATCGACCTGTTGACCGACCGCCTGCTCGCTGCCACGGAGCACGTCGAGGGCCGCGACGACGTGGGTGACTTGCCGGTCGGCTACTTCGGTTCGAGCACGGGCGCGGCGGCGGCACTGCGAGCCGCCGGCCGCCGACCGGAGCGGATCGGGGCGGTCGTCTCCCGCGGCGGGCGGGTCGACATGGCCGCGGACGCCTTCGACGCGGTGGCCGCGCCGACCCGACTGGTGGTCGGTGGCGCGGACACCCAGGTCCTGACGTGGAACAGGGACGCGGCCCAGGACCTGGCGTGTGAGACCGAGGTGACGGTCGTCGAGGGGGCCGGCCACCTCTTCGAGGGCGAAGGTGAACTCGAGGCCGTCGCCGAATACGCGGCGGAGTGGTTCGTCGAGCACCTCACATCCGCGTGA
- a CDS encoding carboxymuconolactone decarboxylase family protein — MARITLADPEDLPLEKRPLLDSLSDADDPSVEHSLEGGTLNVYRALGRNLSILEGFREYGSTVWHGTDLAPVERELAILATSYHTGMAYEWHQHVRVALDEGIPPEPILAVSMDRLDELEPEQARLVEYVERYVADEVDDETHERLADHYAESTIVGIGMLVSLYAGLAHFLDALDVELEDTFVGWQLENL; from the coding sequence ATGGCCCGTATCACGCTCGCGGACCCCGAGGACCTTCCCCTGGAGAAACGCCCGTTGCTCGATTCGCTGTCGGACGCCGACGACCCATCGGTGGAGCACTCCCTCGAGGGCGGGACGCTCAACGTGTATCGTGCGCTGGGCCGGAACCTCTCCATTCTCGAGGGGTTTCGCGAGTACGGTTCCACCGTCTGGCATGGGACCGATCTCGCGCCGGTCGAGCGGGAACTCGCCATTCTCGCGACCTCCTATCACACGGGGATGGCCTACGAGTGGCACCAGCACGTCCGCGTCGCACTCGACGAGGGCATTCCGCCGGAACCGATCCTGGCCGTGTCGATGGACCGTCTCGACGAACTCGAACCCGAGCAGGCCAGGCTGGTCGAGTACGTCGAACGGTACGTCGCGGACGAGGTCGACGACGAGACCCACGAGCGACTCGCCGATCACTACGCCGAATCGACGATCGTCGGTATCGGGATGCTCGTGAGTCTCTACGCCGGTCTCGCGCATTTCCTCGACGCCCTCGACGTCGAACTCGAGGACACGTTCGTGGGCTGGCAACTCGAGAACCTCTGA
- a CDS encoding universal stress protein has protein sequence MYQDILLPVDGSEGAMAIVHHAADVAARTDATIRVLFVADTSRDSVTTIGSNVVDALVRKGETVVEEVGEVLADRNASFGTDVVQGDPAPTIADYADRYGFDLIVLPTQGRTDLSRRLLGSTTEKVVRLASVPVLTARMRADDTLTFPYENVLVPTDGSPEATAAARHGLELAAWLDATVHVLSVIDDTWLGPDVDPVSAAELDRSANEVVEGVAADAEAHGVTNVETHVEHGAPADQILEAVETDDVHAIVMGTTGRRGIERILLGSVAEKTVRSAPVPVITVGHRA, from the coding sequence ATGTATCAGGACATCTTACTTCCCGTCGACGGGAGCGAGGGGGCGATGGCGATCGTTCACCACGCTGCGGACGTCGCGGCGAGGACTGACGCGACCATACGCGTGCTGTTCGTCGCCGATACGAGCCGCGATAGCGTCACGACCATCGGGTCGAACGTGGTCGACGCACTCGTTCGGAAGGGCGAAACCGTCGTCGAGGAGGTGGGCGAGGTGCTGGCGGACCGCAACGCCTCCTTCGGGACTGACGTCGTCCAGGGCGATCCCGCTCCGACGATCGCGGACTACGCCGACCGGTACGGCTTCGATTTGATCGTGTTGCCGACCCAGGGCCGGACGGACCTGTCGCGACGCCTCCTCGGCAGTACCACCGAGAAGGTCGTCCGTCTTGCCTCGGTCCCGGTCCTCACCGCCCGAATGCGCGCAGACGACACGCTGACCTTTCCCTACGAGAACGTCCTCGTCCCCACTGACGGGAGTCCCGAGGCAACCGCCGCGGCCCGGCACGGTCTCGAACTCGCGGCGTGGCTCGACGCGACCGTCCACGTTCTCTCCGTGATCGACGACACGTGGCTCGGTCCAGACGTCGATCCGGTGTCGGCGGCGGAACTCGACCGCAGTGCGAACGAGGTCGTCGAGGGCGTGGCGGCGGACGCCGAAGCACACGGCGTCACGAACGTCGAGACGCACGTCGAACACGGTGCGCCCGCCGACCAGATCTTGGAGGCCGTCGAAACCGACGATGTGCACGCGATCGTCATGGGGACGACGGGTCGCCGTGGAATCGAGCGGATCCTCCTCGGCAGTGTCGCGGAGAAAACCGTTCGGTCCGCGCCGGTGCCCGTGATCACGGTCGGCCATCGGGCCTGA
- a CDS encoding cation:proton antiporter → MADLLEVGVMFAAIAAAGWVGDRAGQSVIPFYIVVGMALNEFVLGRIAFPGIGTVYIGESEFVTLGAELGIVLLLFFLGLEFNLSRLIERWRKIGTAGAIDFVVNFGVGLLVGWVFFGAVLPAFLVAGIVYISSSAIITKSLIDLGWIANDEADPLLGTLVFEDLVIAVYLAVASAIVLGGGSVSEAAASIGIGLGFILLLLLAVYFGTAAFERVIATASHEFVVLRAVGIVVLVAGAALSVGVSEAVAAFFIGMAFAETGHVKRIEGLLEPVRDVFAAVFFFWIGLVTDPRLFAAVAGMIVVAVIITTPTKLASGYLGGRVFGLDGRRSTRVALGMTTRGEFSLIIAALAISGADAGTLSTGLATAINAFAVGYVLVMAILGTSLMQYSAPFETFVDRYGPSTADG, encoded by the coding sequence ATGGCCGATCTTCTCGAAGTGGGTGTGATGTTCGCGGCCATCGCCGCAGCCGGGTGGGTCGGCGATAGGGCCGGGCAATCGGTCATCCCGTTTTACATCGTCGTTGGCATGGCACTGAACGAGTTTGTCCTCGGCCGAATCGCCTTCCCCGGGATCGGGACCGTCTACATCGGTGAGTCGGAGTTCGTCACGCTTGGCGCGGAACTGGGGATCGTCCTGCTCCTCTTTTTCCTCGGCCTGGAGTTCAACCTCAGCCGACTGATCGAGCGGTGGCGGAAGATCGGAACCGCGGGGGCGATCGACTTCGTCGTCAATTTCGGCGTGGGACTCCTCGTGGGGTGGGTTTTCTTCGGGGCAGTCCTGCCGGCATTTCTCGTCGCCGGGATCGTCTACATCTCCTCGTCGGCGATCATCACGAAATCGTTGATCGACCTGGGGTGGATCGCCAACGACGAGGCCGACCCACTCCTCGGCACGCTCGTCTTCGAGGATCTGGTCATCGCGGTGTACCTCGCCGTGGCATCCGCGATCGTGCTGGGGGGCGGGTCCGTAAGCGAGGCGGCCGCCTCGATCGGGATCGGCCTGGGATTTATCCTCCTGTTGTTGCTGGCAGTCTACTTCGGAACGGCGGCGTTCGAACGAGTTATCGCCACCGCATCCCACGAGTTCGTGGTGTTGCGCGCGGTCGGCATCGTCGTGCTGGTCGCCGGTGCGGCACTCTCGGTGGGGGTAAGCGAGGCCGTCGCAGCCTTCTTCATTGGAATGGCCTTCGCCGAGACGGGACACGTAAAACGCATCGAGGGGTTACTGGAGCCGGTACGGGACGTTTTCGCCGCGGTCTTTTTCTTTTGGATCGGACTCGTGACCGATCCACGGCTGTTCGCCGCCGTCGCGGGGATGATCGTCGTTGCCGTGATCATCACGACGCCGACGAAGCTCGCAAGCGGCTACCTGGGGGGCCGGGTGTTCGGTCTCGATGGCCGGCGGTCCACGCGGGTCGCTCTCGGCATGACGACCCGCGGGGAGTTCTCGCTCATCATCGCCGCACTCGCCATCTCCGGGGCCGATGCCGGGACCCTCTCGACCGGGCTGGCCACCGCGATCAACGCCTTCGCCGTCGGTTACGTACTCGTGATGGCCATCCTCGGCACGAGCCTCATGCAGTATTCGGCACCGTTCGAGACGTTCGTCGATCGGTACGGTCCCTCGACGGCCGACGGGTGA
- a CDS encoding cation:proton antiporter regulatory subunit, producing the protein MTIERSDLPGVGEKYVIDLSDGTELIIVTHNTGKREVFRRSDPTADSEKLFELRDEQARTVGTILEGAYFQPVESEKQKTTLPGGIVLEWYEVESDSPLIGETIEGADIGRRTGAKIVAIQRETQTIASPDPAVEFRGEDTVIVVGTEDQCDAFERLLTGAD; encoded by the coding sequence GTGACTATCGAGAGGAGTGACCTCCCCGGCGTCGGCGAAAAGTACGTGATCGACCTGAGCGACGGCACCGAACTCATCATCGTGACCCACAATACGGGCAAGCGTGAGGTCTTCCGGCGGTCCGATCCCACGGCGGACTCCGAGAAACTGTTCGAACTCCGGGACGAACAGGCCCGAACCGTCGGCACCATCCTCGAGGGGGCATACTTCCAGCCGGTGGAGTCGGAAAAACAAAAGACGACGCTCCCTGGCGGGATCGTACTGGAGTGGTACGAGGTCGAAAGCGACTCGCCACTGATCGGCGAGACGATCGAAGGCGCTGACATCGGGCGCCGAACCGGCGCGAAGATCGTGGCGATCCAGCGGGAAACGCAGACCATTGCCAGCCCCGATCCGGCCGTCGAATTTCGCGGGGAGGACACCGTCATCGTCGTCGGTACCGAAGATCAGTGTGATGCCTTCGAACGGCTTCTGACGGGTGCGGACTGA
- a CDS encoding aldo/keto reductase, which translates to METVTVGDVDVPTLGLGTYTLRGEECERVVGEALSLGYRHIDTAEFYDNQASIGAAIEAADVPREELFVTTKIWQTNLEREDARRSALESLDELGINYVDLLLIHWPDESVPLAETIGAMNRLQSEGRVRHIGVSNFSISQLRTAMSVSETPILTNQVEYHPHRDRTDLREVCVDNDVVLTAYSPLAKGRVATDETLAAIGRTYDRSAAQVALRWLVQQENVVAIPKASRHEHLVANRAIFDFELTDEEMERIADLGTGVD; encoded by the coding sequence ATGGAGACAGTCACCGTCGGTGACGTTGACGTCCCCACGCTCGGGTTGGGAACGTACACACTGCGGGGCGAGGAGTGCGAGCGCGTCGTCGGCGAGGCACTCTCGCTCGGGTACCGCCACATCGACACGGCGGAGTTCTACGACAACCAGGCCAGCATCGGGGCCGCGATCGAGGCCGCCGACGTCCCGCGTGAGGAGCTGTTCGTCACGACGAAGATCTGGCAGACCAATCTCGAGCGCGAGGACGCCCGTCGGTCCGCCCTCGAGAGCCTCGACGAACTCGGGATAAACTACGTGGATCTGCTCTTGATCCACTGGCCGGACGAATCGGTGCCGCTCGCGGAGACGATCGGGGCAATGAATCGCCTCCAGAGCGAGGGGCGGGTCAGACACATCGGTGTGAGCAACTTCTCGATCTCCCAGCTCCGGACGGCGATGTCGGTCTCGGAGACGCCGATTCTCACGAACCAGGTCGAGTACCATCCCCACCGGGACCGAACGGATCTCCGCGAGGTCTGCGTGGACAACGACGTCGTGCTCACCGCCTACAGCCCGCTCGCGAAGGGCCGCGTCGCGACCGACGAGACGCTGGCCGCCATCGGGCGGACGTACGACCGGTCGGCCGCGCAGGTCGCCCTCCGCTGGCTCGTCCAGCAGGAGAACGTGGTCGCGATTCCCAAAGCGTCACGTCACGAGCACCTCGTGGCGAACCGGGCAATCTTCGACTTCGAACTGACCGACGAGGAAATGGAGCGGATCGCCGACCTCGGAACGGGTGTGGACTAG
- a CDS encoding cupin domain-containing protein: protein MPRDYDSSAIPSVYNLAEVEPYRDEPGFQQVVFRGIDQLVGFSQVGPEKEDAEPHTHPYEQMNMLVEGRLDFLVDGERVELEPYDTLAIPPEIPHTSRTVEGETAKLVAFWPLREDRTDGTGYQDEFPPL, encoded by the coding sequence ATGCCACGCGATTACGACAGTTCGGCCATCCCCTCGGTGTACAATCTGGCGGAGGTCGAGCCGTACCGCGACGAGCCGGGCTTCCAGCAGGTGGTCTTCCGCGGCATCGACCAGCTCGTCGGGTTCTCTCAGGTCGGTCCCGAAAAGGAGGACGCCGAGCCCCACACCCACCCCTACGAGCAGATGAACATGCTCGTCGAGGGCCGACTCGACTTCCTCGTCGATGGGGAGCGTGTCGAACTCGAGCCATACGACACCCTGGCGATTCCGCCGGAGATCCCGCACACCTCGCGGACGGTGGAGGGGGAGACGGCGAAACTCGTCGCGTTCTGGCCACTCAGGGAGGACCGCACCGACGGGACGGGCTACCAGGACGAGTTCCCGCCGCTCTAG
- a CDS encoding DNA-methyltransferase: METRHRVIVGDSRTLEQVDDDSIELVVTSPPYPMIEMWDDLFATMDEGVDDELAAGNGRAAFESMHDVLDEVWNEVKRVLVDGGIACVNVGDATRTVDGSFRVYQNHSRIIDSFERMGFEPLPEVLWRKPVNSAAKFMGSGMLPPNAYVTLEHEYILVFRNGRTRRRFEPGSDRRYDSAYFWEERNRWFSDVWTDVRGEHQLLENDELRDRSGAYPFEIPYRLINMYSIYGDTVLDPFWGTGTTSLAAMAAGRNSVGYELEEEFVQEFRDRVADARTISRAVIERRLADHRAFVADKLDAGDDFKYEAENYDFPVTTRQERSLQFYAVDGVKATDTGYRATHAPVEGDGFDSGVENAGGTATSLTDF; the protein is encoded by the coding sequence ATGGAAACACGGCATCGCGTTATCGTCGGCGACTCCCGAACGCTGGAGCAGGTTGATGACGACTCTATCGAACTCGTCGTTACGTCGCCGCCGTACCCGATGATAGAGATGTGGGACGACCTCTTCGCCACCATGGATGAGGGGGTTGACGACGAACTCGCGGCCGGAAACGGGCGGGCCGCGTTCGAATCGATGCACGATGTGTTGGACGAGGTCTGGAACGAAGTGAAGCGGGTCCTCGTCGATGGAGGGATCGCGTGTGTCAACGTGGGTGACGCGACACGCACGGTCGATGGCAGTTTCCGCGTCTACCAAAATCACTCCCGCATCATCGACTCGTTCGAACGAATGGGTTTCGAACCGCTCCCCGAAGTCCTCTGGCGGAAACCGGTCAATTCAGCTGCGAAGTTCATGGGGTCGGGGATGCTTCCGCCGAACGCGTACGTCACCCTCGAGCACGAATACATACTCGTCTTCCGCAACGGGCGGACACGGCGTCGGTTCGAACCGGGGTCCGACCGGCGATACGATTCGGCGTACTTCTGGGAAGAACGCAATCGGTGGTTCTCCGACGTCTGGACGGACGTCCGCGGGGAACACCAGCTCCTGGAAAACGACGAATTGCGGGACCGCTCGGGGGCGTATCCCTTCGAAATCCCCTACAGGCTCATCAACATGTACAGCATCTATGGCGACACCGTGCTCGACCCGTTCTGGGGGACGGGAACGACCAGTCTCGCCGCGATGGCTGCCGGACGGAATTCGGTCGGGTACGAACTCGAAGAGGAATTCGTCCAGGAGTTCCGTGACCGCGTGGCCGACGCTCGAACCATCTCCCGGGCCGTCATCGAACGGCGACTGGCTGATCATCGAGCGTTTGTCGCGGACAAACTGGACGCCGGCGATGATTTCAAATACGAAGCCGAGAACTACGATTTCCCCGTCACGACACGACAGGAGCGGTCGCTCCAATTCTACGCAGTCGACGGGGTAAAGGCGACCGACACTGGCTATCGAGCCACACATGCCCCTGTCGAGGGTGACGGTTTCGATTCGGGGGTCGAAAACGCGGGAGGGACGGCGACCTCCCTGACCGATTTCTGA
- a CDS encoding DUF2196 domain-containing protein, which produces MAADLPNRDELVQGMTVEIEQENGDRIRGEVGVILTDERTHPEGILVKVKSGAQGRVKRIGPDL; this is translated from the coding sequence ATGGCCGCCGACTTACCGAACCGGGACGAACTCGTCCAGGGAATGACCGTGGAAATCGAACAGGAGAACGGCGATCGCATCCGTGGTGAGGTCGGCGTCATTCTCACTGACGAGCGAACCCATCCCGAGGGGATTCTCGTGAAAGTGAAATCCGGCGCGCAAGGTCGTGTCAAACGGATCGGGCCGGATCTCTGA
- a CDS encoding universal stress protein, whose protein sequence is MYDDILVPTDGSPGILGPQARAVDIARLGDATIHSLYVVDTSSEWILAESDQHSVVRQTLEEHGTDATREMAAFASDHGVESRREVREGVPYRTILEYSRAADVDLIVMGTRGRTGDGERPLGSTTERVAVHSETPVLSVPLDTDASVPEPRYGMIDHLVIPTDGSDPAQRAAEEGIAFAEQYGADVHVVYVVDATSYGLEDAPRSIVGLLKEGGQNAIGAVESMALDRNLPVTSDVLRGVPADEILEFARGVDADLIAMGSRGRESAPKQVLGSSTGRILRRATMPVLTVG, encoded by the coding sequence ATGTACGACGACATCCTCGTTCCGACCGATGGCAGCCCCGGAATACTGGGTCCTCAAGCTCGGGCCGTGGACATCGCCCGCCTCGGAGACGCGACGATCCACTCGTTGTACGTTGTCGATACGAGTTCCGAGTGGATTCTCGCCGAGTCCGACCAGCACTCCGTCGTTCGCCAGACTCTCGAAGAACACGGGACCGACGCAACGCGTGAGATGGCGGCGTTCGCCAGCGACCACGGAGTAGAGAGCCGTAGGGAAGTCCGAGAAGGGGTTCCGTACCGAACGATCCTCGAATACAGCCGGGCGGCGGACGTCGACCTTATCGTAATGGGGACCCGGGGGCGGACCGGCGATGGGGAACGGCCACTGGGGAGTACGACCGAACGCGTCGCCGTCCACTCCGAGACGCCCGTTCTCTCGGTCCCCCTCGACACCGACGCGTCGGTTCCTGAACCCCGGTACGGCATGATCGACCACCTGGTCATTCCGACTGACGGCAGCGATCCCGCCCAGCGAGCGGCCGAGGAGGGAATCGCCTTCGCCGAACAGTACGGAGCAGACGTTCACGTCGTATACGTCGTCGACGCCACCTCGTACGGGTTGGAGGATGCGCCACGGAGCATCGTCGGCCTGCTCAAGGAGGGCGGGCAGAACGCCATCGGGGCCGTCGAATCCATGGCACTGGACCGCAACCTCCCGGTGACGAGTGACGTCCTGCGCGGCGTTCCAGCGGACGAAATCCTGGAGTTTGCCAGGGGCGTCGACGCCGATCTGATCGCGATGGGCTCTCGCGGACGAGAATCGGCGCCAAAGCAGGTACTCGGGAGTAGTACCGGACGGATCCTCCGGCGAGCGACGATGCCGGTGCTGACCGTCGGATGA
- a CDS encoding carbonic anhydrase, with the protein MPETTLVELLERNRSHTDDMGASPFADLQDGQEAAAVSMSCSDARISQEGMFAVREPGWLFTPSTIGNQVWDYHDGEQVVDGSVLYPLVKTGTEIGAVVGHTGCGAITAALEMVKGEAEEFPPGISKWLGTLKPVIEAGLSDDRIDPDRETDLVDQLVEYNVDRQVDFLLASNDVPDTVAIYGFVYDFQGVYGDVPGRVYVVNAGGETDESTLQNRLPDRLTDHVARLL; encoded by the coding sequence ATGCCAGAAACGACCCTCGTCGAGCTGCTCGAACGGAACCGGTCCCACACTGATGATATGGGAGCAAGTCCGTTCGCCGACCTGCAGGACGGGCAAGAGGCCGCTGCGGTCTCGATGAGCTGTTCGGACGCTCGCATTTCTCAAGAGGGGATGTTTGCCGTCAGGGAACCAGGCTGGCTGTTTACTCCGAGTACGATCGGCAATCAGGTCTGGGACTACCACGACGGCGAGCAGGTCGTCGACGGGAGTGTGCTGTACCCGCTCGTGAAAACCGGCACTGAGATCGGCGCCGTCGTCGGACATACGGGGTGTGGAGCCATCACTGCAGCACTCGAAATGGTGAAAGGAGAAGCTGAAGAATTTCCGCCGGGGATCTCCAAGTGGCTCGGAACGCTGAAACCGGTGATCGAAGCAGGTTTATCAGACGATCGAATCGATCCCGACCGGGAAACAGACCTGGTCGACCAACTCGTGGAGTACAACGTCGACAGACAAGTCGATTTCCTACTGGCGAGCAACGACGTCCCGGACACGGTCGCAATATATGGATTCGTTTACGACTTCCAGGGCGTCTACGGAGACGTCCCGGGCCGCGTCTATGTGGTCAACGCCGGCGGAGAAACTGACGAATCGACCCTCCAAAATCGGCTCCCCGATCGTTTGACAGATCACGTCGCCCGCCTTTTATGA